The Hymenobacter oligotrophus genome has a window encoding:
- a CDS encoding metallophosphoesterase, with amino-acid sequence MTRPFLTGLLLLVGSLFLRPAVAQEGKTQAAHPERPNYRGIGRDWQQQTPPDSAKLRYSVFLIGDVGAPALPEKGGEPSLNFMRREILKAGERSTTVYLGDNIYEYGLPPVGAYDRKVSEQRLIEQINVLRDYKGEKYMIPGNHDWKQGLPGSLEQVIRAQVFAEEFMNRDSAAFTRTGPFYVPGNGCPGPYEILVQDNLAIIAINSQWFLQTRERPYGANSGCGVANETDFFVQLEDLMAKHRNKNVIVVGHHPIFSDGIHGGYFTLADHFFPLSIVYKYAFVPLPIIGSIYPFARKYGGISQDIPHPLYQQYKKGLMDIFTKYPNTIYAAGHEHNLQYFKAENLHHIVSGSGCKTQHVKPGRNGEAIFSDKEKGFARVNYYQNGEVWVEYWVPNEQGQSGRLVFRQSLYAKQAEAGDAPTTPTDPFNVNVAGRPKFSDSTVTVAINPRYAKRGGLHKALFGQHYRQEWATPVKFPVLDLATEKGGLEPYKIGGGKQTASLKVRNEEGRNYTIRSLDKDPAAVLPEALRETAAKDILQDQISAQHPYGAFVIPPLAQAAGILHTNPERRFVPRDPLLGQYLARFENTPAMIEEDAKDNQANVASLGYAQNLVGTDRVLERLRQDNDNKVRAKAFVRSRLFDMWIGDWDRHEDQWRWAENKDEEGDRTFTAVPEDRDIAFFKGDGFFPWLARRKWAIRNFQNFGDDYADWKGLNLTALANDRVFLGEVSKEDWVKTAEDLKARLTDAVIDSALRSRWPAEIYQLHGPEIARKLKSRRELLPELAADYYEVVNNKVEVKGSEKQERFIVQRLAGNKTRVLVKKVNKEGQTSKTLWDQTYDGKTTKEIRLYGFAGNDSYRVTGNAPSGIRLRIIGGTDRDTIVDESRVGGSLLRPHSVQVYDADTGNVIVPGRETRLRLEPGIEVSQYDYASRTDRKDYKLPYFGPAAYFGYNIDDGIFVGGGATLRTYGFRREPFATEQTLVANYAPARRAYNVRYNGTFVNVLGKYDLLVSSQLYGPQLLYNYFGKGNDTRNVAQSEGSGNPLGNRVINETYRIRFSRFSFAPTLERDLFSFLKVGFGPQYDQWRISREDLGSEIVNGLDPFTGNGVSGAATGVRASDFQLNRYAGGRAYFNLDASSSPKNPRIGLRITGSAEYNRQLNGEQLQYGRLASEVRFYISPNFPFQLTWAGRIGAARNLGDYRFYQANTLGGTTNLRGYRRTRFAGRSVTYANAEARIQLFTFNAYLVPGKFGILGLADAGRVYSSQDTRTGLRAFHTGVGGGIWIDVLKQAVINATYSVGEERLVNVGFDFLF; translated from the coding sequence ATGACCCGACCTTTCCTGACTGGCCTGTTGCTGCTGGTCGGTAGCCTGTTTCTGAGGCCCGCCGTAGCCCAGGAAGGCAAAACCCAGGCTGCCCACCCCGAGCGCCCCAACTACCGCGGCATCGGCCGCGACTGGCAGCAGCAAACCCCGCCCGACAGCGCCAAATTGCGCTACTCCGTGTTCCTGATCGGCGACGTGGGCGCGCCCGCCCTGCCCGAAAAAGGCGGCGAGCCGTCGCTCAACTTCATGCGCCGCGAAATTTTGAAAGCGGGTGAGCGAAGCACCACCGTGTACCTCGGCGACAACATTTACGAGTACGGCCTGCCCCCCGTGGGCGCCTACGACCGCAAAGTGTCGGAGCAGCGCCTCATCGAGCAAATCAACGTGCTGCGCGACTACAAGGGCGAGAAGTACATGATACCCGGCAACCACGACTGGAAGCAGGGCTTGCCCGGCTCGCTCGAGCAGGTAATTCGGGCGCAGGTATTTGCCGAGGAGTTCATGAACCGCGACTCGGCCGCTTTCACGCGCACGGGGCCGTTTTACGTGCCCGGCAACGGCTGCCCCGGCCCCTACGAAATTCTGGTGCAGGATAACCTCGCCATCATTGCCATCAACTCGCAGTGGTTTTTGCAAACCCGCGAGCGGCCCTACGGCGCCAACAGCGGCTGTGGCGTAGCCAACGAAACCGACTTCTTCGTGCAGCTCGAGGATTTGATGGCCAAGCACCGCAACAAAAACGTGATTGTGGTGGGCCATCACCCCATCTTTTCCGATGGCATCCACGGCGGCTATTTCACCCTCGCCGACCACTTCTTTCCGCTGAGCATCGTGTACAAATACGCTTTTGTACCGCTGCCCATTATTGGCTCCATCTACCCGTTTGCGCGCAAGTACGGCGGCATTTCGCAGGATATTCCGCACCCCTTGTACCAGCAGTACAAAAAGGGGCTGATGGACATCTTCACCAAATACCCCAACACGATTTACGCCGCCGGCCACGAGCACAACCTGCAGTACTTCAAAGCCGAAAACCTGCACCACATCGTGAGCGGCTCGGGCTGCAAAACCCAGCACGTAAAACCCGGCCGCAACGGCGAGGCCATCTTCTCCGACAAAGAGAAAGGTTTTGCCCGCGTGAACTACTACCAGAACGGCGAAGTGTGGGTGGAGTACTGGGTGCCCAACGAGCAGGGCCAATCGGGCCGCTTGGTGTTCCGGCAGTCGCTCTACGCCAAGCAGGCCGAAGCCGGCGATGCGCCCACTACCCCCACCGACCCCTTTAACGTGAACGTGGCCGGCCGCCCCAAATTCAGCGACTCCACCGTTACCGTGGCCATCAACCCGCGCTACGCCAAACGCGGCGGGCTGCACAAGGCGCTGTTTGGCCAGCACTACCGCCAGGAGTGGGCCACGCCCGTTAAGTTTCCGGTGCTCGACCTCGCCACCGAAAAAGGCGGCCTCGAGCCCTATAAGATTGGCGGTGGCAAGCAAACGGCCTCGCTGAAAGTGCGCAACGAAGAAGGCCGCAACTACACCATCCGCTCGCTCGACAAAGACCCCGCGGCGGTGCTGCCCGAAGCCCTGCGCGAAACCGCCGCCAAGGACATTCTGCAAGATCAGATTTCGGCGCAGCACCCCTACGGAGCGTTTGTGATTCCGCCGCTGGCCCAGGCCGCTGGCATTCTGCACACCAACCCCGAGCGCCGTTTTGTGCCGCGCGACCCGCTGCTGGGCCAATACCTGGCCCGCTTCGAGAACACGCCGGCCATGATTGAGGAAGACGCCAAGGACAACCAGGCCAACGTGGCCTCGTTGGGGTACGCGCAAAACCTCGTGGGCACCGACCGCGTGCTGGAGCGCCTGCGCCAGGACAACGACAACAAGGTTCGCGCAAAGGCCTTCGTTCGCTCGCGCTTGTTTGATATGTGGATTGGCGACTGGGACCGGCACGAAGACCAGTGGCGCTGGGCGGAGAACAAGGACGAAGAAGGCGACCGAACCTTTACGGCCGTGCCCGAAGACCGCGACATTGCTTTCTTTAAAGGCGACGGGTTTTTCCCGTGGCTGGCGCGCCGCAAGTGGGCCATTCGCAACTTCCAGAACTTCGGCGACGACTACGCCGACTGGAAAGGCCTGAACCTGACGGCCTTGGCCAACGACCGGGTGTTCCTGGGCGAGGTGTCGAAGGAGGACTGGGTGAAAACGGCCGAAGACCTGAAAGCCCGCCTCACCGATGCCGTTATCGACTCGGCTTTGCGCAGCCGCTGGCCCGCCGAAATTTACCAGCTGCACGGCCCCGAAATTGCACGCAAGCTGAAAAGCCGCCGCGAACTGCTGCCCGAACTGGCGGCCGACTACTACGAGGTAGTCAACAACAAAGTGGAGGTGAAAGGCAGCGAAAAGCAGGAACGGTTTATCGTGCAGCGCCTGGCGGGCAACAAAACCCGCGTGCTGGTGAAAAAGGTGAACAAGGAGGGCCAAACCAGCAAAACCCTCTGGGACCAAACCTACGACGGCAAAACCACCAAGGAAATCCGCCTGTACGGCTTTGCCGGCAACGACAGCTACCGCGTAACGGGCAACGCGCCCAGCGGCATCCGGCTGCGCATCATCGGCGGCACCGACCGCGACACCATTGTGGACGAAAGCCGCGTGGGCGGCTCGCTGCTGCGCCCGCACTCCGTGCAGGTGTACGACGCCGATACCGGCAACGTAATTGTGCCCGGCCGCGAAACCCGCCTGCGCCTCGAGCCCGGCATCGAGGTAAGCCAGTACGACTACGCCTCGCGCACCGACCGCAAAGACTACAAGCTGCCCTACTTTGGGCCGGCTGCCTATTTTGGCTACAACATCGACGACGGCATTTTTGTGGGTGGCGGGGCTACGCTGCGCACCTACGGGTTCCGGCGCGAGCCATTCGCCACCGAGCAAACGCTGGTGGCCAACTATGCCCCCGCCCGCCGCGCCTACAACGTGCGCTACAACGGCACTTTTGTAAACGTGCTGGGCAAGTACGACCTGCTCGTTAGCTCGCAGCTCTACGGCCCGCAGCTGCTCTACAACTACTTCGGTAAGGGCAACGATACCCGCAACGTAGCCCAGAGCGAAGGCAGCGGCAACCCCTTGGGCAACCGCGTCATCAACGAAACCTACCGCATTCGTTTCTCGCGCTTCTCGTTTGCGCCCACGCTCGAGCGCGATTTGTTTAGCTTCCTGAAGGTGGGCTTCGGGCCGCAGTACGACCAGTGGCGCATCAGCCGCGAAGACCTAGGGAGCGAAATTGTGAACGGCCTCGACCCCTTCACCGGCAACGGCGTAAGCGGTGCGGCCACGGGCGTGCGGGCCTCCGACTTTCAGCTGAACCGCTACGCCGGCGGCAGGGCTTACTTTAACCTCGATGCCAGCTCGTCGCCGAAAAACCCGCGCATTGGCCTGCGCATTACGGGCTCGGCCGAATACAACCGCCAACTCAACGGCGAGCAGCTGCAGTACGGGCGCCTGGCCTCGGAGGTGCGCTTCTACATCTCGCCCAACTTCCCGTTCCAGCTTACCTGGGCCGGCCGCATTGGGGCAGCGCGCAACCTCGGCGACTACCGCTTTTACCAGGCCAACACCCTGGGTGGCACCACCAACCTGCGCGGCTACCGCCGCACGCGCTTTGCCGGCCGCAGCGTTACCTACGCCAACGCCGAGGCGCGTATTCAGCTCTTCACGTTCAACGCCTACCTGGTGCCGGGCAAGTTTGGCATCCTGGGCCTGGCCGATGCGGGCCGCGTGTACAGCTCGCAGGACACCCGCACGGGCCTGCGCGCCTTTCATACGGGCGTGGGCGGCGGCATTTGGATCGACGTCCTCAAGCAAGCCGTCATCAACGCTACCTACTCGGTGGGCGAGGAGCGGCTCGTCAACGTCGGTTTCGACTTCCTGTTCTAA
- a CDS encoding GEVED domain-containing protein, translated as MKKTFYAALACLGLLASGAKAQTTPVRQCATMENLASQLAADPTLAQRREAIEAQAQSFAARPQTTAQRGTAVTVTIPVVVHVLYNTTAQNISDAQIQSQIAVLNEDFRKLNADASKVPAAFAGLAADAGIQFTLAKQDPNGNPTTGIQRKQTTRTSWGTDDQMKSAATGGLSAWPAGKYLNLWVCNLSGGVLGYAQFPGGPASTDGVVILTTAFGKGGSATAPFNLGRTGTHEVGHWLNLNHIWGDDNGACTGTDNVSDTPNQGGQNYGCPSFPKASCSNGPNGDMFMNYMDYTDDACMYMFSTGQSTRMNALFATGGARASLLTSTGGTAPGTTPTPTTPTYCASKGTNTSYEWVDLVQLGSINRSSGKDAGYYNGTALSTTVAAGSTQTIYYSAGFASSAYTEYWKIYIDYNQDGDFADAGELVANRSSSSSSTLSSAFTVPTSAKSGKTRLRVVMSDNSATTSCNGYSYGETEDYSISISGGLRTSGASAATAADYKLFPNPAADVLNLVLPAEHSPANVQVEVLDVRGAAMKQVRYDGSGMLQVQSLPAGVYTLRVQDGGTVVHQRFVKQ; from the coding sequence ATGAAGAAAACCTTTTACGCTGCATTGGCCTGCTTGGGCCTGCTCGCATCGGGAGCCAAGGCACAAACGACACCCGTTCGTCAGTGTGCCACCATGGAAAACCTGGCTAGCCAACTAGCCGCCGACCCCACGCTGGCGCAGCGCCGTGAGGCAATCGAGGCCCAGGCGCAATCTTTTGCGGCGCGCCCGCAAACCACGGCCCAGCGCGGCACCGCCGTTACGGTAACCATTCCGGTGGTGGTGCACGTGTTGTACAACACCACCGCCCAAAACATTTCGGATGCCCAGATTCAGTCGCAGATTGCGGTGCTGAACGAGGACTTCCGTAAGCTGAACGCCGATGCCTCGAAAGTGCCCGCCGCCTTTGCTGGCCTGGCCGCCGACGCCGGTATTCAGTTTACGCTCGCCAAGCAAGACCCCAACGGCAACCCCACCACGGGCATTCAGCGCAAGCAAACCACGCGCACCTCCTGGGGCACCGACGACCAGATGAAGAGCGCCGCTACGGGCGGCCTGAGCGCCTGGCCGGCGGGCAAGTACCTCAACCTGTGGGTGTGCAACCTGTCGGGCGGCGTGCTCGGCTACGCCCAGTTCCCGGGCGGCCCGGCCTCTACCGACGGCGTGGTAATCCTGACGACGGCATTCGGCAAGGGTGGCTCGGCTACGGCGCCGTTTAACCTAGGCCGCACCGGCACGCACGAGGTAGGCCACTGGCTGAACCTGAACCACATTTGGGGCGACGACAACGGCGCCTGCACCGGTACCGACAACGTTTCGGACACGCCCAACCAAGGTGGCCAGAACTACGGCTGCCCCAGCTTCCCGAAGGCTTCGTGCTCGAACGGCCCGAACGGCGACATGTTCATGAACTACATGGACTACACCGACGACGCCTGCATGTACATGTTCAGCACGGGTCAATCGACGCGCATGAACGCGCTGTTTGCCACGGGCGGTGCCCGCGCTTCGTTGCTCACCTCTACCGGCGGCACGGCCCCCGGCACCACGCCTACCCCCACCACGCCCACCTACTGCGCCTCCAAGGGTACCAACACCAGCTACGAGTGGGTTGACCTGGTGCAGCTGGGCTCGATTAACCGCAGCTCGGGCAAGGATGCCGGCTACTACAACGGCACGGCTCTGAGCACCACGGTGGCCGCGGGCTCAACGCAAACCATCTACTACTCGGCGGGCTTTGCTTCTTCGGCTTACACCGAGTACTGGAAGATCTACATCGACTACAACCAGGACGGCGACTTCGCCGACGCGGGCGAACTGGTGGCCAACCGCTCGAGCAGCAGCAGCTCTACCCTGAGCAGCGCCTTTACGGTGCCCACCTCGGCCAAGAGCGGCAAAACCCGCCTGCGCGTGGTAATGAGCGACAACTCGGCCACCACCAGCTGCAACGGCTACAGCTACGGCGAAACCGAGGACTACTCCATCAGCATCAGCGGGGGCCTACGTACCTCGGGTGCCAGCGCGGCTACCGCCGCCGACTACAAACTGTTCCCGAACCCGGCCGCCGACGTGCTGAACCTGGTACTGCCGGCCGAGCACAGCCCCGCCAATGTGCAGGTGGAAGTGCTCGACGTGCGCGGCGCGGCCATGAAGCAAGTGCGCTACGATGGCTCGGGCATGCTGCAGGTACAAAGCCTGCCGGCCGGCGTATACACCCTGCGCGTGCAGGATGGCGGCACCGTGGTGCACCAGCGCTTTGTGAAGCAATAA
- a CDS encoding M43 family zinc metalloprotease translates to MKKTFYAFALLGLSFGTSLTAAAQGTRDKEVRQPVVRGGEELPERSCASMDVLAAQMAADPSLGQRMANIEAHTRSFVANAAGRRTANTTPITIPVVVHVVYNTAAQNVSDQAIANQIAVLNQDFSKTNADASLTPGIYAGVASAVNVRFTLQQVVRRQTRTSSFSSNDAVKQTKRGGSDPVLPSKYLNLWVCNLSGGLLGYAQFPGGAPATDGVVVLYSSLPNGTAANYNLGRTATHEVGHWLNLRHIWGDATCGNDFVGDTPTQQTSNGGCPAFPKITCNNQGDMSMNYMDYTYDKCMYMFTAGQAARMEAVFAAGGPRAAMATTTATTAATKTAVYPNPATDVLNIGVRTSEHATVTVYDIHGQEMRGARFDAATGQVHVEGLNKGLYRIAITDGQQVTQQSFVKE, encoded by the coding sequence ATGAAGAAAACTTTCTACGCATTTGCCCTGCTGGGCTTGAGCTTTGGTACCTCCCTGACGGCTGCCGCGCAAGGTACCCGCGATAAAGAAGTACGCCAGCCCGTAGTGCGCGGCGGCGAAGAGTTGCCCGAGCGCTCCTGCGCCTCGATGGATGTGCTGGCCGCTCAAATGGCCGCCGACCCCTCGCTAGGTCAGCGCATGGCCAACATCGAAGCCCACACGCGCTCGTTTGTGGCCAACGCGGCCGGCCGCCGCACTGCCAATACCACGCCCATCACCATTCCGGTAGTGGTACACGTGGTGTACAACACGGCTGCCCAAAACGTATCGGACCAGGCCATTGCCAACCAAATTGCGGTACTAAACCAGGACTTTAGCAAAACCAACGCCGATGCCAGCCTCACGCCCGGCATTTACGCTGGTGTAGCCTCGGCCGTAAACGTGCGCTTTACGCTGCAGCAAGTAGTGCGTCGCCAAACGCGCACTTCCTCGTTCAGCAGCAACGACGCCGTGAAGCAAACCAAGCGCGGCGGCAGCGACCCGGTGCTGCCCAGCAAGTACCTCAACCTGTGGGTGTGCAACCTGTCGGGCGGCCTGCTGGGCTACGCCCAGTTCCCCGGCGGTGCCCCCGCCACCGACGGCGTAGTGGTGCTGTACTCCTCGCTGCCCAACGGCACGGCGGCCAACTACAACCTAGGCCGCACCGCTACCCACGAAGTGGGCCACTGGCTAAACCTGCGCCACATTTGGGGCGACGCCACCTGCGGCAACGACTTTGTAGGCGATACGCCCACGCAGCAAACCAGCAACGGCGGCTGCCCGGCTTTCCCGAAAATCACCTGCAACAACCAAGGTGATATGTCGATGAACTACATGGACTACACCTACGATAAGTGCATGTACATGTTCACGGCAGGCCAGGCCGCCCGCATGGAGGCCGTGTTTGCCGCCGGTGGGCCGCGCGCCGCAATGGCCACTACCACCGCCACGACTGCCGCCACCAAAACCGCGGTTTACCCCAACCCCGCTACCGATGTGCTGAACATTGGCGTGCGTACCTCTGAGCACGCCACCGTTACCGTGTACGACATCCACGGCCAGGAAATGCGCGGTGCCCGCTTCGACGCTGCCACCGGCCAAGTACACGTAGAGGGCCTGAACAAAGGCCTGTACCGCATTGCCATTACCGATGGCCAGCAGGTAACGCAGCAGAGCTTCGTAAAGGAGTAA
- the ppk1 gene encoding polyphosphate kinase 1, protein MPHPATSPSAPPPAEPTLHNRELSWLTFNARVLQEAQCPDVPLLERLKFLAIFSSNLDEYFKVRVATLRRLQKLKRKTRAKLGNDDPAAELQQVLEEVRRQQELFGATFREQLLPELHRHHIHLITERDLDEEQRRWVQHYFREQVQDLLSPMVLDDNLHYLFLKDQTVYLTLYLTQPAKGKKTDDEERVLVMELPTKRHGGRFVELPARGPERYVMFLDDVIRCCAAGLFPKFRAVEVHSIKISRDAELDIQEEVSDNVLAKIKSSLKKRETGYPARLLYDPTMPKPVLRAVMQKTGIGREELVEGSRYHNFRDFFGFPGFGLKELQYAPQPTLPHPTLPRKDEPMLAAIARHDHLIHFPYHSFDYVTRLLREAAKDPDVTDVAVTLYRVADKSAVAKALLKAAQHGKRVTVVVELKARFDEESNIRWAEKLERAGATVIYGVPELKVHAKLLVLTRQEDGQPRHYAYLSTGNFNEDTSQIYADHGLFTADARLTGEALRLFDFFRSRTPPQGFEHLLVAPFELRQRLHQLIDTEIGNAQAGQEAYIILKLNALQDEEMIRKLYAASQAGVRVELLIRGISCLVPGQPGQSENISQRGIVDRYLEHARVYVFANGGEERVYIASSDWMTRNLDRRVEVAFPVYDTAVQEEVRHLLDLQRQDNTKSRDWQNELLRGPADAKPVRAQFATYEYLRKKRRKK, encoded by the coding sequence ATGCCGCACCCTGCCACTTCCCCTTCGGCCCCACCACCTGCCGAGCCCACCCTGCACAACCGCGAGCTAAGCTGGCTAACCTTTAATGCGCGGGTGCTGCAAGAGGCGCAGTGCCCCGATGTACCCTTGCTGGAGCGGCTGAAGTTTTTGGCCATCTTCTCCTCCAACCTCGACGAGTACTTTAAGGTACGGGTGGCCACGCTGCGGCGCCTGCAAAAGCTCAAGCGCAAAACCCGCGCAAAGCTCGGCAACGACGACCCCGCCGCCGAGCTGCAGCAAGTGCTGGAGGAAGTGCGCCGGCAGCAGGAGTTGTTTGGTGCCACGTTTCGCGAGCAGCTGCTGCCCGAGCTGCACCGCCACCACATTCATCTGATTACGGAGCGCGACCTCGACGAGGAACAGCGCCGCTGGGTGCAGCACTACTTCCGGGAGCAAGTGCAGGATTTGCTTTCGCCCATGGTGCTCGACGACAACCTGCACTACCTGTTTCTGAAGGACCAGACGGTGTACCTCACGCTGTACCTCACGCAGCCCGCCAAAGGCAAAAAAACCGACGACGAAGAGCGCGTGCTGGTGATGGAGCTGCCCACCAAGCGCCACGGCGGCCGGTTTGTTGAGCTGCCCGCACGCGGGCCGGAGCGCTACGTAATGTTTCTGGACGATGTAATCCGGTGCTGCGCGGCCGGGCTGTTTCCGAAGTTCCGCGCAGTAGAGGTGCACAGCATTAAGATTTCGCGCGATGCCGAGCTCGACATTCAGGAGGAAGTATCGGACAACGTGCTGGCCAAGATTAAGAGCAGCCTGAAAAAGCGCGAAACCGGCTACCCCGCCCGCTTGCTCTACGACCCTACCATGCCCAAGCCGGTGCTGCGCGCCGTGATGCAGAAAACGGGCATCGGGCGCGAGGAGCTGGTAGAGGGCAGCCGCTACCACAACTTCCGCGACTTTTTCGGATTTCCGGGGTTTGGCCTGAAAGAGCTGCAGTACGCGCCGCAGCCGACCCTGCCCCACCCCACCTTGCCGCGCAAAGACGAGCCGATGCTGGCGGCCATTGCCCGCCACGACCACCTTATTCACTTCCCGTACCACTCGTTTGATTACGTAACGCGGCTGCTGCGCGAAGCCGCCAAAGACCCCGACGTAACCGACGTGGCCGTTACGCTGTACCGCGTGGCCGACAAAAGCGCCGTAGCCAAAGCCCTGTTGAAAGCCGCCCAGCACGGCAAGCGCGTAACGGTGGTGGTTGAGCTGAAGGCACGTTTCGACGAAGAATCGAACATCCGGTGGGCCGAAAAGCTGGAGCGAGCCGGGGCCACCGTTATTTACGGCGTGCCCGAGCTGAAAGTACATGCCAAGCTGCTGGTGCTCACCCGCCAGGAGGATGGCCAGCCGCGGCACTACGCCTACCTAAGCACCGGCAATTTCAACGAAGACACCTCGCAGATATACGCCGACCACGGCCTGTTTACGGCCGATGCGCGGCTTACCGGCGAGGCGCTGCGCTTGTTCGATTTTTTCCGGAGCCGCACCCCGCCGCAGGGCTTCGAGCACTTGCTGGTAGCGCCCTTCGAGCTGCGCCAGCGCCTGCACCAGCTCATCGATACCGAAATTGGCAACGCGCAGGCTGGGCAAGAGGCGTACATTATTTTGAAGCTGAACGCGCTACAAGACGAGGAAATGATCCGGAAGCTGTACGCGGCCAGCCAGGCCGGCGTGCGCGTGGAGCTACTCATCCGGGGCATTTCGTGCTTGGTGCCGGGCCAGCCCGGCCAAAGCGAAAACATTTCGCAGCGCGGCATCGTGGATCGGTACCTCGAGCACGCCCGGGTTTACGTGTTTGCCAACGGCGGCGAGGAGCGGGTGTACATCGCCTCGTCGGACTGGATGACGCGCAACCTCGACCGCCGCGTGGAGGTGGCCTTTCCGGTGTACGACACGGCCGTACAGGAAGAAGTGCGGCACCTCTTGGATTTGCAGCGGCAGGACAACACCAAATCGCGCGATTGGCAGAACGAGCTGCTGCGCGGCCCCGCCGACGCCAAACCCGTGCGGGCGCAATTTGCTACCTACGAGTACCTGCGCAAAAAACGCCGCAAAAAGTAG
- a CDS encoding DUF6268 family outer membrane beta-barrel protein: MLSRLLPLGGGAVVALLLAAASAQAQIMPPGQVYPRPLPAQPDSATDEQEFATPSVVGMGPSKGLIFHYERMPRFRAESNAQVVGLRDYTTDAEKNARLIIKGYIPMLNNPHLKMILGVNYEREEFQFRSPPTEYELYDNIENKGLKTLGAQLAVIRPINEVNWYIFRAKGELSGDYTSSELSLRDYLRVSSEFLYGWKRSPSFSWGVGVQLGYTFGRQSIYPAVLYNRTFNPRFGIEALFPARVTVRYNGSPKSIFYAGYSVDGFNYIIKLRTPLSRRNGDGQPDPNTRALRTLELRETEVKFRGRWERAIFDFLWLGAEAGYRYNYAFDAFDRTNSDRLKIIDSRFAGAPYGSLELFITPAIVKAFGRQP; the protein is encoded by the coding sequence ATGCTTTCACGTTTGCTTCCTCTGGGCGGCGGGGCCGTTGTGGCGCTGCTGCTGGCCGCCGCCTCGGCTCAGGCGCAAATTATGCCGCCGGGGCAGGTGTATCCGCGCCCTTTGCCCGCCCAACCCGATTCGGCCACCGACGAGCAGGAGTTTGCCACGCCCTCGGTGGTGGGCATGGGCCCCAGCAAGGGCCTCATTTTCCACTACGAGCGCATGCCGCGCTTCCGGGCCGAGTCGAACGCCCAGGTAGTGGGCCTGCGCGACTACACCACCGACGCCGAGAAAAACGCCCGCCTTATCATCAAGGGCTATATTCCGATGCTCAACAACCCACACCTGAAGATGATTTTGGGGGTGAACTACGAGCGCGAGGAGTTTCAGTTCAGAAGCCCGCCCACTGAGTACGAACTCTACGACAACATTGAGAACAAGGGCCTGAAAACCTTGGGCGCGCAGCTGGCCGTAATTCGGCCGATAAACGAGGTAAACTGGTATATTTTTCGGGCGAAAGGCGAGCTGAGCGGCGACTACACGTCGTCGGAGCTTTCGCTGCGCGATTACCTGCGCGTGTCGTCGGAGTTTTTGTACGGTTGGAAGCGCAGCCCTTCGTTTTCGTGGGGCGTGGGCGTGCAGCTGGGCTACACCTTTGGCCGCCAAAGCATTTACCCGGCCGTGCTTTACAACCGCACCTTCAACCCGCGGTTTGGCATTGAGGCGCTGTTTCCGGCCCGCGTAACGGTGCGCTACAACGGCTCGCCCAAATCCATCTTCTACGCGGGTTACTCCGTCGACGGCTTCAACTACATCATCAAGCTGCGCACCCCGCTGAGCCGCCGCAACGGCGACGGGCAACCCGACCCCAACACCCGGGCCTTGCGCACCCTGGAGCTGCGCGAAACCGAGGTGAAATTTCGGGGCCGGTGGGAGCGGGCCATCTTCGATTTTCTGTGGCTGGGCGCCGAGGCCGGTTACCGCTACAACTACGCCTTCGATGCCTTCGATCGCACCAACTCCGACCGCCTCAAAATCATCGATTCTAGATTTGCCGGGGCGCCCTACGGCAGCCTCGAGCTGTTCATCACGCCGGCCATCGTAAAAGCATTCGGGCGGCAGCCCTAG
- a CDS encoding SixA phosphatase family protein, with protein MKTLYLMRHAKSSWNFDGLSDNERPLNNRGRTDAPQMGQALAGRNIQPDMLVSSPAVRALSTAALVAKELNYPPDSIRVIPGIYEADAEHLIDIIRELPDEASSVLLVGHNPTLTDTVNRLSAHSLNDLPTAAVVCLHFHTERWAEVHRTNSEFYFYDYPKNHHDE; from the coding sequence ATGAAAACCCTTTACCTAATGCGCCACGCCAAGTCGAGTTGGAACTTCGACGGGCTGAGCGACAACGAGCGCCCCCTCAACAACCGCGGCCGCACCGATGCTCCGCAAATGGGGCAGGCCCTGGCCGGCCGCAACATCCAGCCCGATATGCTGGTGAGCAGCCCGGCCGTGCGCGCCCTAAGCACCGCCGCCCTGGTGGCCAAGGAGCTGAACTACCCGCCCGACAGCATTCGGGTGATACCGGGCATTTACGAAGCCGACGCCGAGCACCTCATCGACATCATCAGGGAGCTACCCGACGAAGCCAGCAGCGTACTGCTTGTGGGCCACAACCCTACCCTCACCGATACGGTAAACAGGCTGTCGGCGCACAGCCTGAACGACCTGCCCACGGCCGCGGTGGTGTGCCTGCACTTTCATACCGAGCGCTGGGCCGAGGTGCATCGTACCAACTCCGAGTTCTATTTCTACGACTACCCCAAAAACCACCACGATGAGTAG